Below is a window of Pseudomonas sp. B21-040 DNA.
AAACCATTCAGATCAACGTCAGTGCCCCGCAGGATCCCTGGCACATCTTTGTTGATCGCAATCAACTGGAGAACGCCATTCTCAATCTGGCAATCAATGCCCGTGACGCCATGAAAGGTGAGGGGACCATCGGTCTGAGTGCCGAACACATCGTCCTCGACTCAACGTTTTGTGCGGGCAAGGGCATTGTTGCCGGCGACTACGTCTGCGTTTCGGTGACAGACGCCGGTATCGGCATGCCACCGCAGGTGCTTGCCCAGGCCTTCGAACCGTTTTTCACCACCAAGGCCGATGGCCAGGGAACGGGGCTGGGGTTGAGCATGGTGTTCGGTTTCGTCAAACAGAGCGGCGGGCACATCGAGATTTCCAGCACTGAGGGGCAGGGCACTCGGGTTCAGTTGTATTTCCCACGCAGCCTGCGCCCGTTGCCCAGCGAAACGACGCCGCTTGATGCGCAGCACCGCGGCGGCCATGAAACCATTCTGGTGGTTGAAGACAACGAAGCGGTACGCGCCTCGGCGGTGGAGTTGTTGTGCGAAGAGGGTTACCACGTCTTGACGGCCGCCAACGGCGACCAGGCGATGCAGATATTGCTGGAGGGGGCGGCCGTGGAGTTGATTTTCACTGACGTGGTCATGCCTGGCCTGATCAAAAGCGCGGACCTGGCCGCGTGGGCCAAAGTGCAAATTCCCCCGGTGGCGGTGTTGTTCGCCTCGGGCCATACCCGCGACATTATCTCGCGCAACCACCTACTCAGCCCCGACACGCATTTGCTGAGCAAGCCCTACGGGCCCCAAGCGCTTACCCGAATGGTTCGCACCGTCCTTAATGGTTGAACTCCTTTGCTCAAGCTTTACCGTATTTGCGACAGGACGACGAACGGGCACCGCTGGTCTGACAGGTGGTCGACAGAACCCGGTATCCGAGGCCATTCTGATAGTTGGTAAGCGCAATTGATCGCGTTTGCTACCGATCATCAAACGGAGGTGTTCCATGCCGGTGTCCCATGACCTGTATCAGGACTTAAAGCTTTCAAAGGAAGAGATCCAGCAAAAACGCACCAAGGATCCGTTACTGGATTCGCTGATCAACAAATATTCCCAGGCGGACGCCGATGTGGTGAAGGCCGAGACCGCGACATCCGATGCGCCCAGCGATGATGTGCTGAAGAAGCTCAAGGAGAAGCGCGTGCAGGTCAAGGACAAGATCGTCGCACAATTGCAGGCGAAGTCCTGAGGCGCCGAATCGAGCCACCGACGACCGGTGACGCAAAATTTGGAACGACGTAAAAACCGGCACCTCGAAAGTCAGTAGTCATCGTTATCGACTCCCTGAGAGGTGCCTTATGACCCGTCCCCCTATCCCCGGCAAAGCCAAATACCCCAGCGAAGAGCAGGGCGGCTATGACCCGATTCCGACGCATCCCCAGCCGTTGAGCCCGAACCGCATCACGACCCATCCGAATGAAGAGGATGACGACACTGCGCGCAAGCACGACGAAACCGCTGACGCCCCAGATTCCGAATAACCCACACAAAACCCGGTGTGAGCCGGGCTTGCCCGCGATGGCGACGGCACTGGCGACATTGATGTATCAGGCTGGCCGCCATCGCGGCCAAGCCCGGCTTCCACATATTGATTTTTGTTATTTCTGGAGGGCAGTGGTGAGCGGCAGTCGCACCATGTTTGTCGCCTTCAGCGAGCCGAAGTACAGCCAGTCCCCATACTCACGCACCGTCGTGATCGGTGAATAGTTACCGCTGCTGGCGTCCTGCAGGTTGGCAATCACCTTGCCGTCCAGATCCAGCCCCAGGGCGAAGGCGCGCTTTTCCACCGGTTTAGGCAGCAGCGTCATCGCCCGGACAATCATTTTGCGCACGTGAGGGTGAGGCGCCGTGCGGTCGAGCAGCGCATTGCGCGGTGCATAGAGTGCTACCCAGAAGCGGTTCTGGCCGTTGAACGCGAGGTTGTCCGGCAGCCCTGGCAGGTTGTCGATAAACAGGTCATGCGTGCCGGCTTTCGGCCCGGTCAGCCAAAAGCGGCTGATACGGTAGGCGCCGGTTTCGTTGACCAGTACAAAAGCGTCGTCCGGCCCCAGTGTCACACCGTTGGCAAATTCGAGCTTGTCCAGCAGCACGTCGGTTTTCCCGGTCTGGAAGTCATACCGCAGCAAACGGCCGTCACCTCCGTGCTCGATGATCGCCTCGCCATCCTTGCCGTAGCCCCAGCGGCTGGAAGCGTCGCTGAAATAGGCGTAATGCCCGGACTTGTCGATGGTTACGTCATCGGTAAAACCAAAAGGCACGCCGCCCGCCGTAGTGGACAGCGGGATCAACCGGCCTTGAGCGTCCAGGGACAGCAGCCCTTTAACGGCGTCCGCGATCACCAGCAAACCATTGGGGTGGCGCGCCAGGCCCAAGGGTCTGCCACCGGTATCGGCCAGCACATTGGTGTCTTTGCCGTCGATGCTCGTACGAATCAACTTACCGTCATGCAAGCCGGTGATCAGCGTATCGCCCTCGAGCAACAGGGCTTCCGGCCCCGCAATGTCGGCCGGACCGACACGCTCCACGCCTTTGAGGCGCTGATTGTCAGCGTAGACGCCGCTGGTAAGGGAAGGGGCCGGTGGCGGGTTCCAGGCGACCGGTTTTACCTTGGTTGGCCACAGCAACAGGAAGGCGCCAAGGGCAATGAGTAACAGCAACAGTCCATGTCGAAACTTGATTCTGCTCACGCGTGGGCTCCGGCGGCGGTCAGCTGTTTTTGCGCCATCTCTCGCAAGGCCAGCATCGATTCGGCGGATTCACGTTCGATGCGCCGTTTGAGCAGCAAGTGATTGGCAATGCGCATTCCGAGGCCGGCGAATTGATAATCCAGCGTGCGGATAAATTGCGTGTCGTCACCGTCCGCTGCGCATTCGTAAGTCACCGTCAGCGACAAGCCGTGATCGCCTTGTGCCCAGGCACTCCAGCGGCGTCCCGGCAGGTATTCGTTGACCTCCCAACTCAAATGCCCGTCGCGACCCCCGGCCCGGATGTCTTCCTCAAACCGCGATCCAGCGTGCAGCGGGCCGGCCGGACCGTCAACCTTGAGGGAAGACGGATGCCACTCCGGCCAACGGGTAACGGTGCTGGCATAGGCGAGCACGTCCATCGGATTTCCAGCGATAGCGATCTGGTGCTGCATGCGCGTCATGGGCGTTCTCGAAAAGGGCAGGGAGGGCTGATCCGGTTCCCAGTAGAGGGTGCCGAACAGGTAATCCATCAGCGGAAACACGATGTTGAAATTGCGCTCCTGCATCAGCTCGCGGCGGTGATGCAGTTCATGCAGGCGGCGTATCTGGCGAATCCACGGCAGACGCGTGATCGGGTTGCCGGGCGGCAAGTGCTCGCAGGCGTGAAACACTTCATAGGTCAGGTAACCCAGGACCAGACAACCGCCGACCAGACCGGCGACGTTGCTGTCGAACTGCGCCAGCAGCCACCAAAGGGGCAGGGTGATGACGACGGTGTGCACCACGATCAGCCAGGCTGGAAACAGGATCACCCGCCAGTCCCGGGCACTGTCATAGGTCATGTGGCCGGGGGCGAAAAAGCTGTGGTGGTCGCCGGCATGGCGGGCGTAGAACATCCGCGCAAAGCGCTTTTTGTGATGGCCCAGATGTCGGTGCACCCCATACACACCGAGGTTGAAAAACAACAGCGTAATCGGAACCGCCAGCCATTCCAGCGGCTTGACCTGATGCACGGTGCTCCAGAATCCGCCGATGGCCAGCAATCCGAACACCAGCACAAAGACGCCGTGCAGCCAGGGGTTGTACAGCGGATGAATGTCGGCGCGATAGCGGCTTCGGAATGCCTGGGTGGTCTGCCTCACTGCGGTCACCTCTGGTTATTGTTATAACCAGCAGATTAGCTGATCTGCCCGCAGAGGCTGGAGCAACCTACAGGACACAAACGCCATGATCCGGTGTGTTCAGGTCAGCGGATTCCAGCGCTGCGACCAGTCTTCATCGGACTGGATCACTTCGCGCAGCAAATCGAATGCCTGTTGCAGGGTTGCCGAGTCACGATCGCGCGAATACACCAGGTAGGTCGGGTAGCTGAACTCCGGGGACTTGGGCACGATTTCCAGTACACCGCTTTCCAGATAGCTCTGGACCACGCGCGTGCGGAAGTAGCCGCTGCCACCGTTTTCCAGGATGTACTGCAAACCGAGCGGGCCGAGGTTGAAGCTCAGGGCGGCTTTGGCTTTTTCCGGCAGGGCCGCATCGTGCTGGCGACGGAAATCCGGGCCCCAGTCGATGTACACGTAGGGATCGGGCTTGCCCGCCAAGCGCACCAGCACCAGTTTTTCTTCCAGTACCTGCTCGACTTGCAGGCGCGGCCAGTACTCTGGCTGATAGACCAGCGCCGCATCGAGCACGCCCAGTTCCAGCTGACGTAGAAGGTTTTCGCCGTCGCGGATTTCCATGCGCAGGGCGTGGCTGGGAATTTTCTCGCGCAGCTCGCCCGCCCAACTGAGCATCAATGGGTTGCACAGACTGACCTCGCCACCGATGTGCAGCACATCGCGGTAGCCTTCAGGCAAGGGCAAGTCCCGGCGCGCCGCTTCCCAGGTTTCGACCAGTTGATTGGCGTACACCACAAAGGCCTCGCCATTGGGCGTCAGGCGCGCGCCGGCGCGGTTGCGCACAAACAGCGTGCTACCGAGCTGGCTTTCAAGTTTCTGCACGCGTGCGGTGATCGCGGTCTGGGTGACATGAAGCTTCTCGGCCGCCGCGGCGAGGCTGCCGTGGCGGACGATTTCCAGAAAGGTGCGGGCGAGATCAATGTCCATGGGGCGGCCGACGGGGAAGGTGCGGCCATTGTAGGTTTACACCTCACCGGTGGCGAGTCTGCGCTTAAAACGCAAAACACGAACAGCCAAACGCTCCCCAGAATCCCTGAAAGTCGCTGACCGGCGCACTCGACAGTCGGGCACGTTCATGGCTATGGGCATGCACTGCACAAGCGCCAACACATTGATGCACTTGCGCCGCCAGCGGTGCCACGGGTTTCCAGTGCCCCGGCACCTTGCTGACGGGTGACCATTCAGGCACCACCGGGATCGGCGGTGGCCCGAGCTTTTCGAACTCCTGGACGCCATACACAATCTTGCCGTCGACAATGGTCAGCACCGACTCGATCCATTTGATCGCTTCATCTTCGATGTGGAAGTAGTCCGCCGACAACGCAATCAGGTCGGCCAATTGCCCGACTTTGATTTGCCCCTTCTTGCCTTGTTCCGAGGAGAACCAGGCGCTGCCGTGGGTAAAGAGCTCAAGTGCCGTATCGCGGCTCAAGCTTTGGGGATACAACTCAAGTCCGCCGACGGTGCGGCCGCTGACCAGCCAATACAGTGAGGTCCACGGGTTGTAGCTCGATACGCGCGTGGCGTCGGTACCCGCGCCGACCGGGATGCCTTCAGCCAGCATGCGTGCAATCGGTGGCGTATGTTCAGCGGCCTTGGCGCCGTAACGGTCGACGAAGTATTCACCCTGGAAGGCCATGCGGTCCTGGATCGCAATGCCGCCGCCCAAGGCTTTTACCCGTTCGATGTTCTGCGGGGTGATGGTTTCCGCATGATCGAAAAACCATGGCAAACCATTGAAAGGAATATCACGATTGACCTTCTCGAATACGTCGAGCATGCGGCTGATGGATTCGTTGTACGTCGCGTGCAGGCGGAACGGCCAACGCTGTTCCACCAGATGCCGGACCACCGGTTCCAGTTCCTGCTCCATGGTTTGCGGTAGATCCGGGCGCGGTTCGAGGAAGTCTTCAAAGTCCGCCGCCGAAAACACCAGCATCTCCCCGGCACCATTGTGCCGCAGGAAATCGTCACCCTGGCCGTAGTGCGAAGTGCTGGTCCAGTTTTTGAAGTCGGTCAGTTCTTCCTTGGGTTTCTGGGTGAACAGGTTGTAAGCAATGCGCACCGTGAGCTGCTGGTCTTTGGCCAATTGCTGAATGACGTGATAGTCGTCCGGATAATTTTGATAACCGCCGCCGGCGTCGATGGCGCTGGTGACGCCGAGGCGATTGAGTTCGCGCATGAACTGGCGGGTCGAGTTGACCTGATACTCCAGCGGCAGCTTGGGCCCCTTGGCCAGGGTGGAGTAGAGAATCATCGCGTTGGGCCGGGCGATCAGCATGCCAGTGGGATCACCGTTGGCATCACGAACAATTTCACCGCCAGGCGGGTTCGGAGTGTCGCGGGTGTAACCGACCACTTTCAGCGCGGCGCGGTTGAGCAGGGCGCGATCGTAGAGGTGCAGGACGAACACGGGTGTGTCCGGCGCCGCTTTGTTCAGTTCATCAATCGTCGGCAGGCGTTTCTCGGCGAACTGAAATTCATTCCAGCCCCCGACCACCCGTACCCATTGCGGCGTGGGGGTGCGATCGGCCTGGTCCTTGAGCATGCGCAAGGCATCGACCAGTGACGGCACGCCTTCCCAGCGCAGTTCGAGGTTGTAATTGAGGCCGCCACGGATCAAGTGCAGGTGCGAGTCATTGAGACCGGGAATCACCGTGCGACCATGCAGGTCGACGATGTGCGTACCGGCGCCTTGCAGGGCCATGGCCTGTGCATCGCTGCCGACCACCACGAAGCGCCCGTCCTTGATCGCGACGGCGCTCGCCTGGGGTTTTTTGCGATCGACGGTGTGCAGGCGTCCGTTGTACAGAATGAGGTCGGCCGGGGCGTCGGGCATGGTTTTACTCCCTGCGAATAACGGGCTGATCCAGGCACCGACAGCGCCTGCCGAAAGGCCTTGCAGTACACGTCGGCGGTTAAAACCGTCAGAGTCGTCAGGCGGGGTCATGGCCGTGCTCCGCGCAATTGGGTCGAGGGGCAATCAGCCACTGCCTGACGCATGCGGCCACAAGGAATATAGACGGTGAATGCGCAGGTAGCCGTTTTCTCGGGGCGGAAAACGACGAATCCCGCCACAAGGGACGGGATTCGTTGGTAGCGAGACGGGCTCCCGAAGGTCGGGAGCGCAGTCTTAGCTCGGGAACAGCTCGGACAGTTTCATCGCCAGCATCATGTCGCCTTCAGCGCGCAATTTGCCGCCCATGAACGCTTGCATGCCGTCGGTCGAACCGTCAACGATGCCTTCCAGGGTTTCGCCGTCCATGACCAGAGTGACCTGGGCGTCAGGGTTTTCGCCTTCTTGCAGCTCGCAGGTGCTGTTTTTGACGATCAGCGAGAAGTTCTTGGTGTCGTCGATGCGGAAACCGAAAACCAGGTCCAGACCGGCAGCAGCGGCTGGGTTGAACTTGGCTTTCATTGCTTGTACGGCATCAGCTACGGAGGTCATGGTTCGATCCTTTCTTGGGTAATTAGAGCTGGGTGATTACAGCCAGGGTCACAATAATCCGGACTCAGCGAAACGTGATGAGTTCCGGGGCCTTCAACAACTGCAGGTGCGCATGACTGTTGAAGGAAGCCAGTGCCACCTCGCGACCACGGAACTTCAAGTGGTTGAGCGAGGTGTTGACGATTTGCCAGTTCAGCTCAAATGCCTGCCTGGCCGGCATTTGTGTAATGAGGTGGAGCAGGGCGGTGATGGTGCCACCGGAGGTAAATACGGCGATTTTCTGGGTGCTGTCGGCGCTTTCCAGGATTCGCTGCAAACCGGCCTGTACGCGTTCAACGAAGCCCAGCCAGCTTTCCAGGCCCGGTGTGTCATAGGTGCCGGTGAGCCAGCGTTCGATGATCAGGGCAAAGATGCGCTGGAATTCGGCGCGGTTTTGCGCGGCATTGCGCAGGACGTCCAGAGCCTCGGGTTCGTCTTCCAACATGGCCGGCAGCAGCGCGCGAATGACCGCGTCGGCGTCGAACTCGTTGAAGGCGGAATCGATTTCCAGGGTCGGCACCGGCAGGCCCACTGCGGCGTACTGTTCCAGCGCGCTATTGGCAGTGTGCTGCTGACGGCGCAGGTCGCCCGAGAGGCAGCGATCGAAGCTGATACCCAGCTCGGCCAGGTGTTGGCCGAGGATTTCCGCCTGGCGAATACCGGTCGGCGACAGGACGTCATAGTCGTCTGCACCAAAGGAGGCCTGGCCATGTCGAATCAAATAGATACTGCCCA
It encodes the following:
- a CDS encoding DUF465 domain-containing protein → MPVSHDLYQDLKLSKEEIQQKRTKDPLLDSLINKYSQADADVVKAETATSDAPSDDVLKKLKEKRVQVKDKIVAQLQAKS
- a CDS encoding SMP-30/gluconolactonase/LRE family protein; translated protein: MSRIKFRHGLLLLLIALGAFLLLWPTKVKPVAWNPPPAPSLTSGVYADNQRLKGVERVGPADIAGPEALLLEGDTLITGLHDGKLIRTSIDGKDTNVLADTGGRPLGLARHPNGLLVIADAVKGLLSLDAQGRLIPLSTTAGGVPFGFTDDVTIDKSGHYAYFSDASSRWGYGKDGEAIIEHGGDGRLLRYDFQTGKTDVLLDKLEFANGVTLGPDDAFVLVNETGAYRISRFWLTGPKAGTHDLFIDNLPGLPDNLAFNGQNRFWVALYAPRNALLDRTAPHPHVRKMIVRAMTLLPKPVEKRAFALGLDLDGKVIANLQDASSGNYSPITTVREYGDWLYFGSLKATNMVRLPLTTALQK
- a CDS encoding SRPBCC family protein, whose translation is MRQTTQAFRSRYRADIHPLYNPWLHGVFVLVFGLLAIGGFWSTVHQVKPLEWLAVPITLLFFNLGVYGVHRHLGHHKKRFARMFYARHAGDHHSFFAPGHMTYDSARDWRVILFPAWLIVVHTVVITLPLWWLLAQFDSNVAGLVGGCLVLGYLTYEVFHACEHLPPGNPITRLPWIRQIRRLHELHHRRELMQERNFNIVFPLMDYLFGTLYWEPDQPSLPFSRTPMTRMQHQIAIAGNPMDVLAYASTVTRWPEWHPSSLKVDGPAGPLHAGSRFEEDIRAGGRDGHLSWEVNEYLPGRRWSAWAQGDHGLSLTVTYECAADGDDTQFIRTLDYQFAGLGMRIANHLLLKRRIERESAESMLALREMAQKQLTAAGAHA
- a CDS encoding LysR family transcriptional regulator, which codes for MDIDLARTFLEIVRHGSLAAAAEKLHVTQTAITARVQKLESQLGSTLFVRNRAGARLTPNGEAFVVYANQLVETWEAARRDLPLPEGYRDVLHIGGEVSLCNPLMLSWAGELREKIPSHALRMEIRDGENLLRQLELGVLDAALVYQPEYWPRLQVEQVLEEKLVLVRLAGKPDPYVYIDWGPDFRRQHDAALPEKAKAALSFNLGPLGLQYILENGGSGYFRTRVVQSYLESGVLEIVPKSPEFSYPTYLVYSRDRDSATLQQAFDLLREVIQSDEDWSQRWNPLT
- a CDS encoding amidohydrolase, yielding MPDAPADLILYNGRLHTVDRKKPQASAVAIKDGRFVVVGSDAQAMALQGAGTHIVDLHGRTVIPGLNDSHLHLIRGGLNYNLELRWEGVPSLVDALRMLKDQADRTPTPQWVRVVGGWNEFQFAEKRLPTIDELNKAAPDTPVFVLHLYDRALLNRAALKVVGYTRDTPNPPGGEIVRDANGDPTGMLIARPNAMILYSTLAKGPKLPLEYQVNSTRQFMRELNRLGVTSAIDAGGGYQNYPDDYHVIQQLAKDQQLTVRIAYNLFTQKPKEELTDFKNWTSTSHYGQGDDFLRHNGAGEMLVFSAADFEDFLEPRPDLPQTMEQELEPVVRHLVEQRWPFRLHATYNESISRMLDVFEKVNRDIPFNGLPWFFDHAETITPQNIERVKALGGGIAIQDRMAFQGEYFVDRYGAKAAEHTPPIARMLAEGIPVGAGTDATRVSSYNPWTSLYWLVSGRTVGGLELYPQSLSRDTALELFTHGSAWFSSEQGKKGQIKVGQLADLIALSADYFHIEDEAIKWIESVLTIVDGKIVYGVQEFEKLGPPPIPVVPEWSPVSKVPGHWKPVAPLAAQVHQCVGACAVHAHSHERARLSSAPVSDFQGFWGAFGCSCFAF
- a CDS encoding SCP2 sterol-binding domain-containing protein, which encodes MTSVADAVQAMKAKFNPAAAAGLDLVFGFRIDDTKNFSLIVKNSTCELQEGENPDAQVTLVMDGETLEGIVDGSTDGMQAFMGGKLRAEGDMMLAMKLSELFPS
- a CDS encoding histidine phosphatase family protein, with translation MGSIYLIRHGQASFGADDYDVLSPTGIRQAEILGQHLAELGISFDRCLSGDLRRQQHTANSALEQYAAVGLPVPTLEIDSAFNEFDADAVIRALLPAMLEDEPEALDVLRNAAQNRAEFQRIFALIIERWLTGTYDTPGLESWLGFVERVQAGLQRILESADSTQKIAVFTSGGTITALLHLITQMPARQAFELNWQIVNTSLNHLKFRGREVALASFNSHAHLQLLKAPELITFR